In Haloarcula salinisoli, one genomic interval encodes:
- a CDS encoding PH domain-containing protein: protein MSGNAGSYDWLTLDPDEEVLWSGKPASETMYGAYLTGIPLIIFFGLGLVIIVGAYLNRENTDYVITDKSVYKKTGVLSRSVSEVEYEKVQNTSFSAGVVGRSLGYGNVEISTAGGAGVEMRLRGVNDPQEVQKQLSRRVKEVQGGRDRGDGETKPDVLEEILAELRAIRIAAEGGSSRERPDSGAGAHDRDDSGTSDWNTDRR from the coding sequence ATGAGTGGCAACGCAGGAAGCTACGACTGGCTAACGCTCGACCCGGACGAGGAGGTTCTCTGGTCGGGCAAGCCGGCCTCGGAGACGATGTACGGCGCGTATCTGACCGGTATCCCGCTCATCATCTTCTTCGGGCTCGGCTTGGTGATAATCGTCGGTGCGTACCTCAATCGGGAGAACACCGACTACGTGATAACCGACAAGAGCGTCTACAAGAAGACGGGCGTTCTCAGCCGGTCGGTCTCGGAGGTCGAGTACGAGAAAGTCCAGAACACCTCCTTCTCCGCGGGCGTCGTCGGGCGCTCGCTCGGCTACGGGAACGTCGAGATCAGCACGGCCGGCGGCGCTGGCGTCGAGATGCGGCTCCGGGGTGTCAACGACCCCCAGGAGGTTCAGAAGCAACTGAGCCGACGGGTCAAAGAGGTTCAGGGCGGCCGTGACCGAGGGGACGGTGAGACGAAGCCGGACGTCCTCGAAGAGATACTGGCCGAGCTCCGCGCGATTCGCATCGCAGCGGAGGGCGGGTCGAGCAGGGAGCGACCCGACAGCGGCGCTGGCGCCCACGACCGCGACGACAGCGGGACCAGCGACTGGAACACCGACCGACGATGA